From a single Alloactinosynnema sp. L-07 genomic region:
- a CDS encoding RES family NAD+ phosphorylase, whose amino-acid sequence MSRLPQPPVPAALKTLLRVEEDVVAIHSATHLVRVFAAAGAHRQRWNSFRYTGPLPHARFDPHQVDRHGGPTSAPGHGALYFGLTVRTSVAEVFQQTSVVDRTTRRPHLVVFRPKRTLRLLDLCGLWPTRAGASQEISSGNKSVTQAWARAIRSAHPELDGVWYRSSMDSGEPAICLWDPPARGALPTTPDLLLPLDYPGLDLPLARICEELNYTLL is encoded by the coding sequence GTCGAAGAAGATGTCGTCGCCATCCACAGCGCGACGCACCTGGTCCGTGTGTTCGCCGCCGCGGGCGCGCACCGGCAGCGCTGGAACTCCTTCCGCTACACCGGCCCGCTGCCGCACGCCCGCTTCGACCCGCACCAGGTGGACCGCCACGGCGGCCCGACCAGCGCACCCGGCCACGGCGCGCTCTACTTCGGACTGACCGTGCGCACCAGCGTGGCCGAGGTGTTCCAGCAGACCTCCGTCGTCGACCGCACCACCAGGCGCCCGCACCTGGTGGTGTTCCGGCCCAAGCGCACGCTGCGCCTGCTCGACCTGTGCGGGCTGTGGCCGACCAGGGCGGGCGCGTCGCAGGAGATCAGCAGTGGCAACAAGAGCGTCACCCAGGCGTGGGCGCGGGCGATCCGCTCGGCACACCCGGAACTGGACGGGGTCTGGTACAGATCGTCCATGGACAGCGGCGAACCGGCGATCTGCCTGTGGGACCCGCCCGCGCGCGGCGCCCTGCCGACGACACCGGACCTGCTGCTCCCGCTGGACTACCCTGGGCTGGATCTGCCGCTGGCCCGCATCTGCGAAGAACTCAATTACACGCTGCTGTAA